The following are encoded in a window of Cydia strobilella chromosome 1, ilCydStro3.1, whole genome shotgun sequence genomic DNA:
- the LOC134743365 gene encoding uncharacterized protein LOC134743365, protein MLIKPPGAPASHSRALLANRVTTESDKKCNMQIPSIRSWAFVVGCFTVQCGAYSGWPMYPQQSHEYQDDDYYYAPKVQYYYDNPTVNAPEVYGQVPYPYFYDPYGHFTNEAPKRQEERFAALPIGQETWFESDASPHWRPNDVDDVSAAFLDNLILTQMAQDAQRRRENARAAFPTVDYEERHVEDEDVRELKALAGKPLYHVPKTVPKIEEEDDYPNDEGFINWDGGNKRSVTTTAPVTTTTAKVGQAEIMVPRPANTYKHQSDENKRASAFYGRLAKLLQKEKESIHTQSEDSAKSRKINKRFVAGDSDLVMELRGLKHRIPT, encoded by the exons ATGCTTATAAAGCCCCCCGGAGCTCCCGCCTCGCATAGTCGTGCCCTACTCGCGAACCGAGTAACAACGGAAAGTGATAAAAAGTGCAACATGCAGATCCCGAGCATAAG atCGTGGGCTTTCGTGGTTGGTTGTTTTACCGTGCAATGTGGAGCCTATTCGGGATGGCCTATGTACCCGCAACAATCCCACGAATATCAAGACGATGATTACTATTACGCACCGAAAGTACAATACTATTACGATAATCCCACAGTAAACGCGCCCGAGGTATATGGGCAAGTTCCTTATCCGTACTTCTATGATCCATACGGACATTTTACAAATGAGGCTCCGAAGAGGCAAGAGGAGAGGTTCGCTGCTCTCCCGATCGGACAAGAAACATGGTTTGAAAGTGATGCCTCACCTCACTGGCGCCCCAATGACGTGGACGATGTGAGCGCGGCTTTCCTGGACAACTTGATCCTCACACAAATGGCCCAGGACGCCCAGAGGCGGCGCGAGAATGCCCGAGCGGCCTTCCCCACAGTCGACTACGAAGAGCGGCACGTCGAAGATGAAGATGTTCGTGAACTCAAGGCGTTGGCGGGCAAACCACTCTACCACGTTCCGAAAACAGTTCCTAAAATCGAAGAAGAAGATGACTACCCTAACGATGAAGGCTTCATCAACTGGGACGGCGGCAACAAGAGAAGCGTCACTACTACCGCGCCAGTAACGACAACCACGGCGAAGGTTGGACAGGCGGAGATCATGGTGCCGCGGCCCGCGAACACCTACAAACACCAGAGCGACGAAAACAAAAGGGCATCGGCATTCTACGGCAGACTCGCGAAACTGTTGCAGAAAGAAAAGGAGTCAATACACACACAATCTGAG GACTCggcaaaatcgcgaaaaatcaACAAGCGTTTCGTGGCGGGAGATTCCGATCTTGTCATGGAGCTGCGAGGCCTCAAGCACCGCAT